From the genome of Astyanax mexicanus isolate ESR-SI-001 chromosome 3, AstMex3_surface, whole genome shotgun sequence:
TCACCTATCAGTTGGCCTTTTAAAACAATCATCTTGTGCAAACTGCGCCAGGTCTCTAATATTTGAAGGGTGCTTTCTCCTAACAGCATTTTTTACAGACTGATGAGTGGTTCACGTTCGTATTGAACCGTGAGGAGTGATCCGTATGGATCACAGATTATCCGTGGCCTGTTAGACCCCCTTACCAAATAACGTCCATCAATACCTTCAATTAACAAAACCACAAACCTTCCCTGAATCCCATTTATCAATAACTTCCATCCACACACCATCCCTTAATTCCCTTAATCAATAAATTTAGTCAACACAGCATTCCTAAATTACAATCAATCAATACCTTTGCCCAGAGGCGCTCATTCCTGGTCATGAAGATCTACCACCATGCAGGAGTTTACCACCTCCCTAATCTCACACACCTGATTCAGGTAATTAAGTCCATCAGGGAAATGTGAATATTCTAGATTTAggtgtgtaaaatgtgaaatcttCAGGGTGGTAGATCCCCAGAACCAACAATAAGCAACTCTGCCCTTGATCCACACACAATTTGCACAAAATTTGCAACAAACATGTACCTCAGCGCTGCTAAGCTTTTTCTAATCACAAACTTACTGGAGCATttatattctaattatacatttacctcagtagtgctattttaatacatttacctcagtactaCTTTAAATACATGATCATATGGCACTGCCTGAAATTTACTCAGCACCACAGAACAtaaaagtttaatacaaacaatacatgTAAAACCATAATGCggaatcaatgttgaatcaacgtaaaagcaatgtgcacaaataaataaaatgttatttaaatgcattagagatggaaaaatgaattTGCTATCTGAGATATCACCATCTGTGAGTTCCTTTCACCAATACCTTTGATCAACACACCATTCCCGAATATCTTTCCATTAATAACTGGGATCAACACACAATCTCTGAACCCCACCTATCAATTCATCAATTTCTTTGTTCAATAACATCATTCATCAATCCTGTCAATCAATACAGCACCTTTTAACCACACAGCCAAGCTCATGAGGTAACCACTTGGAATACCAAAGCAACAATCTAACAACAAATTAACCTTCGCAAAAGAATAGTAACCATCCAGCAAGCACTTAACAACACTAAAACAACCACACAGCAATCACTATGGCAACACTATTGAAACCACATTACCACATTATACAGCTAGTGGTGCGCCAGTACAACTTTTTCTTATCTGATAACAAAACCCATTTTCAAGTATATGCTGATACCGAGTAGTAATACCATTACCAACTCTGACTTAACTACTCGATGTTAGTCCTGATATTTACTCCACTAGCATTTTTATTTGGTAAAGGTGGTGCTCTGTATAAAAGATAAAAGCAGTTTACTTCCTCagagttatgaaaaaaaaaatggccacAACGCAGTAACATGAAGACACAGACGCTTCTAGCTATCAACAACAACACTGTGTGTTAGTGCCAGTATCTGCGCCAATACCATCACAGTATTGGCATCTTTGTACACCTACTAGTAATAGTAACAGTGGGAATCACTTTAGGTCTGTAACTGTCTCTGTGTTTCCTGTAAGAAATGAATTTTCTTCGAACCCCCGCTCACGCAGCTTTGCGATCAAGCGcctgcgctcagagggagcacaattggccctgctccctccgggcgggtagatggcgctttctccccagatcactcctagggtgatgtccacagcacggggcatctgtgagctcatgtatcagaaccgagtcgccgcgctttcctccgagtgcgatgtgatgctcggcaatgctgcattagcagcagctcgtaaagaagcagtggctgacttcacatgtatcggaggaagcatgtgttagtcttcacgctcctggtgtgttggggcattactagtgatagggggtgtcctaatgagtgggttgggtaattgtcagtgtaaattggggagaaaatgggaaaaattagaaataaaattgttaaaaaaataaaataaaataaataaatttcgaGTTAGAACTGCTGGTCGAGTTAGAATTGAGTATAGAGTAAACCAACCTGTACGACATATTTCTCTTCAGGGTTTCATCTCTTCCTTCACTTCCATCTCTCACCACATCTGATCGGAGAAAAAcagtcagagacagagacagaaagatagacagagagagaaaacaagagagatagacagtcggagaaagagaaagagagagacagtcagagagagagatatagacagtcagagacagagagaaagagagagcaacagatagtcagagacacagacagaaagagaaacagtcagagacagagagaaaaagcacAAGAAATAGACAgttggagacagagagagaaagaaaaatagacagtcggagacagagagagaaagagaaatagacagtcggaaaaaagagagaaagagagagacagttggagacaaagagagaaagcaagtgaTACAGACAGTCAAAGACTGAGAAAGTAAGCGAGAGAAACAGACAgtcagaaacagagaaagagagatagacagtcagagacagagagaaaaagggagatagttggagacagagaaaaaagcgagagagagagagacagtcacagagagaaagagtgagatagacaattggagaaagagagagatcacaCTTCACTGTTAGATAGATTATGAGATTATGACTTGGGATTGATCAGGTTTAGAACTCAATGTTTCGGGGTCTGCAGGGCCTTTCTGCTGAAATCACAGATCCCTGATTTGGGAACATCATGCTGCTGCGCGCTGCTCAGGCTAGACTCTGATGTTTTGCTGCCACCTAGTGTTCAGATCAGGCAGCTCCACCCCACCTGCGCCACCAGCACAAGCTCCACAGACTGTGACAAGACCCATTAACATTACATGACTTTCTTTTGCATATCCACAGTTACATTTTAGATACATACAGTTTAGCTTTGTCgagaaaacaaacacattttaattatcCAATTAACAACGATCCCCTACTGTTATACAGTacgagtcaaaagtttggacacaccttctagtctttttttctacattgtaaattaattataaagtcgtccagactataaaggaacacataaggaatcatatagtaaacttaaaagtaactaaggtgaacaaacaaaaatgaaatctgcatctctataaaagttgtcagcagagagaaacatgaaggtctgtaagattttccaggaagacactgcactgactttggacttgatataacacagtggaccaacaccagcagatgacatgtctctccaaaccatcactgattggtggaaacttcacactagacctcaagcagtttggactgtgtgtctctccactcttcctccagactctgatcccttgatttccaaatgaaatgcaaaatttacggatgatcagtgatggtttggagagacatgtcatctgctggtgtttttccacagtgttttatcaagtccaaagtcagtgcagtgttttcctggaaaatcttacagctgcacttcatgcttccccctgttgacaacttttatagagctgtagattttgttttccagcaggacttggcacaccgcccacactgccaaaataccaattggtcttaaataaaatTCTAATGTTCTGacacagattttaaaataaataaacacttaaaatagatcactatgtgtgtaatacatctatataatatgagtttcacattttgaaataaattactgaaatataggaacttttcaatgatttgtTAATTTTTGAGATGCTGTAGTAGTTAGCTATCTATCGGTATGGTAtatgggatagatagatagatagatagatagatagatagatagatagatagatagatagatagatagatagatagatagatagatagatagatagaacgcagcttcaaataaaaaaaatagattatctaaaaaatatatgcCTATAGCTAGTAAGCTAGCAAGGTCAGTTACTTTTACCTCCTCATGTACTTAGGTTAGttatgctaactagctagctatctggCACACTTGATAAAAAATGTAGTTTTGTAATTAGCTTAGCTTACaaatattattacaaatgtatACGGAAAAGGGAACAGAAAATTTTACTCTTCACATAAGCTAACCTTACCTTCTAAATAGTGAAACTGAAGAAAACTTGTTTCTTGTTTGCTCTATTTAACTAGCAAACAAACCTAAAGCtatgctagctaagctagctagctagttaacactGTTAACTAGGCAACATTACTTAAAATGTGGAAAACAACGCTCTACCCTCTCCTAACAGTGTTATAAAGTTAATTATGAAAAGTTAACAAAGTTAAATCTTACCTTTATATTTAATTGTgttgaatattatattaaagaGGTTAGAGCATAGTTAACTTTGTTGAAATCTGTACACACTGTTCACTAAACACCCCAGACAACTTAGGCTATATATACATTAATGACACCCAACTTGTCATAAACGTAAAGCTAACTCCACAACTGAAACAAGGTCATTTTGCTTCTATTATTATTTCCCTATTATGTGCACAATGACCACAGATACTAAAACTCTGTATTATCACTAATAACACTTGAAGGTCCCCGAGGAGGGTATGAGGTTTTCTGTAGTGTTTCAGTAATTATTAGCTGGATTAGGAGACGTTTTGTTCCCATGTGTTAAGTGTgttttccaaataaataaataaaaaaggttattaggttatctatttttatattatattttttattaggtTATCTATATCTATATTCACAAAATATTCAGTGCTAAGTAAAGATTTTGAGAAGCTTTTGGAACtgtgtccccactctctaacaataaactttaccatgaaatataactATTAAAATCCGTCAGAGATGtatttattttgcattgttgtgaGTCTGAattccatctatgctttaaaaatattttttcataataaatccataacatTTAAGTTAAAATTCTAAAGACCATGAGAAAAGgtttcctcatttgtttttctttacatttgatcttattgtaactatgacagaagaggtcaatctcaacactctgtcctgttacctaaattaattcttagattttatttgattatttaaaaaatacaaatttttaaGAAAATAGACGCCATTTAGCAAGTATTACTAGTCCTCCAAAGAAGGGGGATGGTGGCAGggcccaaataaataaataatataaaatgctgTCATTCTTGAATTTTCTTTGCCTCTGGGATAGCCTGGATCACAAAAGTGATCTACAGTACAGTTCAGAAaatagttttataataatttgtaGTGAAATGTTGTTTGCTTCTAAGATGCAAAAAATGTTACATTGTAAAATTCCCTGCTGGGAACTGGTTTCATATAAGCTAAGATCAGCATTaacctaaaaaatatattaataacaagATTCTGGAAACAACCTGTTTTGCTTGTTTCTTGCTGTAAAGGTCAGACTGGCAGTTTAGACCACATGGGTTAAATCCAGTAAGGCTCAATCTACTGTGGTACGAATATAGAAGGAATTCGGATGTCAGTTTAATGATGCAGAGTAGCATGCATGTTAGCCAGATCTGAACAAACAGCTGAATAAAGTGTGTCTATACAGGAGTCTGTTAAAGTCTGTTAAAGAAGAGCATGACTGTGTGTGCAATACAAAGTTAACTGACAGAATAAACTgttcattacttttattttcagtGAAGACAATCATTCTCtgtcactctcactcacacactcactcacactctcacacacacctgcacattaCAGTTCAGTTACTACATTGTCTGATAACAGCACACTCACATAGTGCACTACACAGGGAATAGGGAGCCATGTAAGATTCATTCACAGCCTGTGGAATTACTCATGGCTTAATCAGTCTCATTCCAGCTGATCTTTCAGATCACTTTCCTTCTTCATAAGCATCCTCACTTCTCCTCTCCCTCACTCCTCCCATCCCTTGCCCCCCGGCTGAGTAGGCATCTGCAGCCCCACCAGCTGAGCCACTTCCTCTGGGCCACGCTCGCCTCGCCCGTGGTACAGCTGATGAAGGTTCATGTGAAGACGTGTGGTCTCCAGCAGACACAGGTACACCTGACAGGTGTGCAGAGCCTCTTTCTTAGCACGGCAGTAGCGCTCGCCTGTcacctaaaagagagagagagagagagagagagagagagagagagagagaggaagagagagataaagatataaAGATGAAAATCGCACTCCTGTCACCACAAACAGAAAATTGAGTATGACGTAACACGTGTCCCTGCACTGTGTTACTTAAATATTgttattagggctgcacgatattggaaaaaagtTACATtgcaaattttattttttcaacaaCATATATTGCgattttaaacaatgcagggcccatgacatcatcTCGCATCCAGACCGATTAAGCACCGAGCATTCAAAACCCAAAGAAAAaagcagcaaaacaacagtaatctgccctttaatcaggcatttaaatgttttttaaaaggaaaataagagcatttttctgggattaaaagcatgaattgaGCTGTAAATGGAAATaactgcgcaaaactgtgctggactgaggtgcacagctttcgacatatGTGTTTACaacacgtgcccaaccatgtggatgaaggccatgcggttacctcgtgtttactcctgccccctccTTGTGCTtcccctccccctcacgcttctcacacaggcagcaggagcctgtcactcacacagacacagagacgacacatcctgcaatgtgactattgtgtATGCGCACAtcacaatgacgatgcttaaacgatatatcgtgcagccctaatagtTACCCATGTGGAGTTAACTGTGTTACCTGTGTGCTGTGTTACCAGTGTCACTTGCACATGGTGTTACATATGTGGTGTGTTAAACTGTGCATGCCCCATAGCAGTATAAAAAATTATCcttagattccttttatttctctttacaaATATggtttaatctactgttacagtaaataaatgagaTCCCAGTGTAAGCGTCTATTGCGCCTGCACACCAAGggtcagatttcggcacaacaccaattCTTTCTTCCCCTGGTTTGTTGAAAGACTCAAGTCCAAACTAGGAGTGGcagatatgaccctaaaataatatcacaatacttcaaCAGCAGTAACTATACCCCTGAAACTCATGAAATTACAGTATTACATTTCAAGTTCATGAAAAGTCAGGTTAGTtcaattaaaatatacaaaatgcagattgAAGTA
Proteins encoded in this window:
- the fmc1 gene encoding protein FMC1 homolog: MAGVRALGVYRGVLKELRNLQGSEYTQSMAYTHLREQFRSNQVTGERYCRAKKEALHTCQVYLCLLETTRLHMNLHQLYHGRGERGPEEVAQLVGLQMPTQPGGKGWEE